Proteins from one Lacrimispora sphenoides genomic window:
- the ilvA gene encoding threonine ammonia-lyase, with protein MLTLEKFEEASEAVSKVILETKLVYSEYFSAQTGNKVYFKPENMQYTGAYKVRGAYYKISTLTEEEKSKGLIAASAGNHAQGVAYAAKLAGIPATIVMPTTAPLMKVNRTKGYGAEVILEGDVFDEACNYAYKLSEERGLTFIHAFDDLDVAAGQGTIAMEIIKELPTVDYILVPIGGGGLCTGVSTLAKMLNPKIKIIGVEPAGANCMQESLRQGKVVSLPGVNTIADGTAVKCPGEKLFPYIEENVDEVITIEDSELIVSFLDMVENHKMIVENSGLLTVAALKHMNVDNKKIVSILSGGNMDVITMASIVQLGLMQRDRIFTVSVLLPDKPGELAKISALLAKEQGNVIRLDHNQFISINRNAAVELRITMEAFGTEHKNTIMAALTAQGYRPKLVKSKGTYAD; from the coding sequence ATGTTGACATTGGAAAAATTTGAAGAAGCATCGGAAGCCGTTAGCAAAGTTATCCTGGAAACAAAGCTGGTATACAGTGAGTATTTCTCCGCTCAGACCGGCAATAAGGTATATTTCAAGCCGGAAAATATGCAGTATACCGGTGCTTATAAGGTGAGAGGGGCTTATTATAAAATCAGCACCCTGACTGAAGAAGAAAAATCCAAAGGTCTTATTGCTGCCTCTGCAGGTAATCACGCCCAGGGCGTTGCCTATGCGGCGAAACTGGCCGGCATTCCTGCAACCATCGTTATGCCCACCACGGCACCCCTGATGAAAGTAAACCGTACCAAGGGCTATGGAGCGGAGGTCATTTTAGAAGGCGACGTTTTTGATGAGGCTTGCAATTATGCCTACAAGCTTTCAGAAGAACGGGGGCTTACCTTTATTCATGCTTTTGACGACCTGGATGTAGCAGCCGGGCAGGGAACCATTGCCATGGAGATCATCAAGGAACTTCCTACGGTTGATTATATCCTGGTTCCCATCGGAGGAGGCGGCCTTTGCACAGGAGTTTCTACACTGGCCAAGATGTTAAATCCCAAGATCAAGATCATCGGCGTGGAACCGGCAGGTGCCAACTGTATGCAGGAATCCTTACGACAGGGGAAGGTGGTTTCCCTTCCAGGTGTCAATACGATTGCTGACGGAACAGCTGTAAAATGCCCGGGAGAAAAACTATTCCCCTACATCGAGGAAAACGTAGATGAAGTCATCACCATAGAGGATTCTGAACTGATCGTGTCATTCCTTGACATGGTTGAAAATCATAAGATGATCGTGGAGAACTCAGGGCTTCTGACTGTTGCGGCATTAAAGCACATGAACGTGGACAATAAAAAAATTGTTTCTATCTTAAGCGGAGGAAACATGGATGTGATCACTATGGCTTCCATTGTTCAACTGGGCCTGATGCAGAGAGACCGTATCTTTACGGTGTCTGTTCTGCTTCCGGATAAACCAGGAGAGCTTGCAAAGATATCTGCACTTCTTGCAAAAGAACAGGGAAATGTCATCCGTCTGGATCACAACCAGTTTATCAGCATTAACCGTAATGCTGCAGTGGAACTTCGCATAACCATGGAAGCATTTGGAACGGAACATAAGAATACCATTATGGCAGCACTTACAGCCCAGGGTTACCGGCCTAAGCTGGTTAAATCAAAAGGGACTTATGCGGATTAA
- a CDS encoding cupin domain-containing protein — protein MDIFNVDKLPEQFIWDDEIGLVTKLLGEAAGSQKIYVNIDYVPPKAYSTRYHSHSQQEEFFMILSGTGTLRLNEEEKTVKQGDFIAKPAGKNIAHTFYNSSDEVLAILDIGTNQSEDTCYYPDDDMYMQKSYELRRIFKGSDLNTSWLPEPNPKE, from the coding sequence TTGGATATCTTTAACGTGGATAAATTACCCGAACAGTTTATTTGGGATGACGAGATAGGTTTGGTAACAAAGCTGTTGGGGGAGGCAGCCGGAAGTCAGAAGATTTATGTGAATATTGATTATGTTCCACCTAAAGCATACAGTACGAGATATCACAGTCATTCACAGCAGGAAGAGTTTTTCATGATCCTTTCCGGAACGGGAACTTTACGCTTAAACGAAGAGGAGAAAACCGTAAAACAGGGTGATTTTATAGCTAAACCGGCAGGGAAAAATATCGCCCACACATTCTATAATTCCAGTGACGAGGTTTTGGCAATTTTGGACATTGGAACGAATCAAAGTGAAGATACTTGCTATTATCCTGATGATGATATGTATATGCAAAAATCTTATGAATTGAGACGGATTTTTAAAGGATCAGATTTAAATACTTCATGGCTCCCAGAGCCGAATCCTAAAGAGTAA
- a CDS encoding HAD family hydrolase: protein MIKAVFFDLFFTLIYSCYLIENEYDVIGISSSEWESYAENNILYDERAKGKIRNEREIIDRIVNIMPYNVTEEQKRKILLKREERMKRALLSVDNKVLEVLGRVREKGIKIGLISNADIIDIKYWNDSPLSAFFDSVIFSCDVGILKPETEIYQSAMKRLNVKPEESIFIGDGGSNELFGARRAGMKTIFSEYLDCKSNIQKEMIINYSDYHIKSFDDILKYID, encoded by the coding sequence ATGATTAAGGCAGTTTTTTTTGATTTGTTTTTTACATTAATATATTCCTGTTATTTAATTGAAAATGAATATGATGTCATAGGTATATCATCATCTGAATGGGAAAGTTATGCTGAAAATAATATACTATATGATGAAAGGGCAAAGGGAAAGATAAGGAACGAACGTGAAATAATTGATAGAATTGTTAATATTATGCCATATAACGTGACTGAGGAACAAAAACGAAAGATATTACTGAAACGTGAAGAACGAATGAAACGTGCACTATTATCAGTTGATAATAAAGTACTTGAAGTTCTTGGCAGAGTTCGTGAAAAAGGTATCAAGATAGGCCTTATAAGTAATGCTGATATAATTGATATAAAATATTGGAATGATTCTCCACTGTCTGCATTTTTCGATTCGGTCATATTTTCATGTGATGTTGGAATATTGAAGCCTGAAACAGAAATTTACCAATCGGCTATGAAAAGATTAAATGTCAAGCCAGAGGAAAGTATTTTTATTGGCGATGGTGGATCAAATGAATTGTTTGGGGCTCGAAGAGCGGGTATGAAAACAATTTTTAGCGAATATTTAGATTGTAAATCAAATATTCAAAAAGAAATGATTATTAATTATTCAGATTATCATATTAAGAGTTTTGATGATATATTGAAATACATAGATTAA
- a CDS encoding permease prefix domain 1-containing protein: protein MNKKISDSEVSHFLEEVTEQISYKPLRPSIHQELESHINDRIEDYESQGLSHDDAEHKALRGMGDAIAIGTELNEAHKIQKSPRLAFITALLLLVGFVLSCFFQWTPEQMSNGFLYYIPGGILLVFTALKGYPFLIRHRKILASLICLLYLAQIVIFFLTEVSGRRIGIVSTSYFATLLLVPVITVLLYCSRHNRKKFLTAALGCSGVWMLLMYTFGPYHFSDTSGAIFLLSILGTVCFMIHRGIFSGKKKFLYSGTLAFLVLLGSPLFLTPSGREKTVAFLSPQSAIRTTWDDTYNGILIQELLSRTPLTRGLELSTEEMMDYGTGAWYFASRDPWQIGIDTTWIYTDKQEQEFQDMVKAIRNQGGRPRYIHYQADNVTLWDILPQHYHNNYLIAVCIFLFGWLPGLALIGAIGLFYWILFTYIRRIHGNLASSLAFSCGQCLLWQGVFYLLGNFGYQYALFPNLPLISEGQLSILLNMLLLGLVFSAYRYDQVIEEPVNYRPITSG, encoded by the coding sequence TTGAATAAAAAAATCTCTGATTCTGAAGTCTCCCATTTCCTGGAAGAGGTAACAGAACAGATTTCTTATAAACCGTTACGTCCCTCCATCCATCAGGAGCTGGAATCACATATTAATGACCGGATTGAGGATTATGAATCACAGGGACTTTCTCATGATGATGCGGAACACAAGGCTCTTCGTGGCATGGGGGATGCAATTGCCATCGGTACCGAGCTGAATGAGGCCCACAAGATTCAAAAATCTCCTAGACTTGCCTTCATTACCGCTTTGCTGCTACTAGTAGGCTTTGTTCTCTCCTGCTTTTTTCAATGGACACCGGAGCAGATGTCAAATGGCTTTCTTTACTATATTCCAGGAGGGATTCTGCTTGTGTTTACAGCATTAAAGGGGTATCCCTTTTTAATCCGGCACAGAAAGATACTGGCATCATTAATATGCCTGTTGTATTTGGCTCAAATCGTGATATTTTTCCTGACAGAAGTCAGCGGTAGACGGATCGGGATTGTCAGTACTTCCTATTTTGCAACATTACTGTTAGTTCCAGTGATTACAGTGCTGCTGTATTGTTCCCGCCATAACAGAAAGAAATTCCTGACAGCTGCTCTAGGGTGTTCAGGTGTATGGATGCTTCTCATGTATACATTTGGCCCGTATCATTTCAGCGATACTTCAGGAGCCATTTTTCTACTGAGTATACTTGGAACTGTGTGTTTTATGATTCACCGCGGGATTTTTTCCGGTAAGAAAAAATTTCTTTATTCCGGTACACTGGCATTTCTCGTTCTTCTCGGAAGTCCACTTTTTTTAACACCATCCGGCCGAGAAAAAACAGTAGCTTTTCTATCACCACAGTCCGCGATTCGCACCACCTGGGATGATACATACAATGGGATATTGATTCAGGAATTGCTTTCAAGAACACCTCTTACCCGTGGTCTTGAACTCTCCACGGAGGAAATGATGGATTACGGTACTGGCGCATGGTATTTTGCTTCCCGTGATCCATGGCAAATTGGCATAGACACTACATGGATTTATACCGACAAACAAGAGCAGGAATTTCAGGATATGGTAAAGGCAATTCGTAATCAAGGAGGCCGTCCCCGATATATCCATTACCAGGCAGATAATGTGACACTCTGGGATATTCTTCCTCAGCACTATCATAATAATTACTTGATTGCTGTATGTATCTTCCTGTTTGGATGGCTTCCTGGATTGGCTCTGATAGGGGCTATCGGCCTGTTTTACTGGATTCTTTTTACATACATTAGACGGATCCATGGGAATCTGGCTTCATCTCTTGCTTTTAGCTGTGGCCAATGCCTGCTTTGGCAGGGAGTATTTTACCTCTTGGGAAACTTTGGTTATCAATATGCACTTTTCCCCAATCTACCCCTGATTTCGGAGGGGCAGTTAAGTATACTCCTCAATATGTTACTTCTTGGGCTTGTTTTTTCAGCATACCGTTATGACCAAGTAATAGAAGAACCCGTTAATTACAGGCCAATCACATCGGGCTGA
- a CDS encoding PadR family transcriptional regulator, with protein MDKRYMALGTSMLVLKLLKEQSMYGYQIIRILEQQSQNVFQLQEGTLYPILHTLEQQGAVTSYHQTADNGRSRKYYAITSHGQKMLEEKAKEWEVYQTAVNQVMGGVLFE; from the coding sequence ATGGACAAACGGTATATGGCTCTCGGCACTTCTATGCTGGTGCTGAAGCTTCTGAAAGAGCAAAGCATGTACGGATATCAAATAATACGTATACTGGAACAGCAAAGCCAGAATGTATTTCAGCTTCAGGAAGGCACTCTCTACCCAATTCTGCACACCCTGGAACAACAGGGAGCAGTCACCAGTTATCATCAGACTGCAGACAACGGCCGCAGCCGTAAATATTATGCAATTACCTCTCATGGGCAGAAAATGCTGGAAGAAAAAGCAAAAGAGTGGGAGGTCTACCAGACTGCCGTCAATCAGGTGATGGGAGGTGTTCTATTTGAATAA
- a CDS encoding anaerobic sulfatase maturase — MPPVNLLIKPASGMCNMQCQYCFYHDIIEKRTQGSYGFMSEDTLKNVLKKALGYADTACTIAFQGGEPTLAGLPFFEQAVRLSKEYNKKNLEIHFALQTNGYDLGPEWAEFFAKEHFLVGISVDGTIHTHDAYRKSGNGSATFLNIMKTVDSFNRYGVEYNILTVVNKRTASSIRKIYQYYKKMGFSYLQFIPCLDPLEAAPGTMEYSLTPELYGQFLCDLFDLWYEDLNAGKEIYIRQFYNYLSLLLTGNAESCDMNGFCSIQNVIEADGEVYPCDFFVLDEFKLGNLNNTGFDEIHKKRMEIGFLSSQKAPDSQCQACSYFSLCRGGCYRHRIMSMEETCRNYFCKSYQMFFDHCLPRLMQTAGKFNHS; from the coding sequence ATGCCCCCAGTTAATCTTTTGATCAAACCGGCCTCCGGTATGTGCAACATGCAATGTCAGTATTGCTTTTATCATGATATTATAGAAAAGCGAACACAAGGTTCTTATGGCTTCATGTCGGAGGATACTTTAAAGAATGTCTTAAAAAAAGCTCTGGGCTACGCAGACACTGCCTGCACCATTGCTTTTCAGGGAGGAGAACCCACTCTGGCCGGCCTTCCATTTTTTGAACAGGCCGTAAGGCTTTCAAAGGAATATAATAAGAAAAATTTAGAAATACATTTTGCCCTTCAGACCAATGGCTATGACCTGGGTCCGGAATGGGCGGAATTTTTCGCCAAAGAACACTTTCTGGTGGGAATCTCCGTAGACGGAACCATACATACCCATGATGCTTACCGGAAAAGCGGAAACGGCAGTGCCACATTTCTAAACATCATGAAAACAGTAGATAGCTTCAACAGGTATGGAGTGGAATATAATATCCTCACAGTGGTGAACAAAAGGACTGCGTCCTCTATCAGAAAAATATATCAATACTATAAGAAAATGGGCTTTTCTTATCTCCAATTCATTCCCTGTCTGGACCCTCTGGAAGCTGCCCCTGGTACCATGGAATATTCTCTTACACCGGAATTATACGGACAATTCCTCTGCGACCTGTTTGACTTATGGTATGAGGATTTAAACGCCGGAAAGGAAATCTACATCCGCCAGTTTTATAATTACCTCTCTCTTCTATTGACCGGAAATGCAGAATCTTGTGATATGAACGGTTTTTGCAGCATCCAAAACGTCATCGAAGCCGACGGCGAAGTATATCCCTGTGACTTCTTTGTTCTGGATGAATTTAAGTTGGGGAATTTAAACAATACCGGTTTTGATGAAATACACAAAAAAAGAATGGAAATCGGTTTTCTCTCTTCCCAGAAAGCACCTGACAGCCAGTGCCAGGCCTGTTCTTACTTTTCTCTGTGCAGGGGAGGCTGCTATCGGCACCGTATCATGTCCATGGAAGAAACCTGCCGCAATTACTTCTGCAAATCCTATCAGATGTTTTTTGACCATTGTCTTCCAAGGCTTATGCAGACAGCAGGAAAATTTAATCATTCATGA
- a CDS encoding response regulator transcription factor, whose protein sequence is MYRIIIIDDEPLILAGIASLIIWENYECTIIGKATNGPSAYEMIMDLHPDIVITDIRMPVLSGLDLVEKCKENGCDFSFIVLTNLEEFHLVKKALSLGASDYLVKIDLNEEALVNALERAKEACDLLVNKQNRLLDSQLKNNQEDLAKTEFRRLFLSQEALSDIPEELEEQYPAPFVILFSLSPIHIDFEAGGGSYDLHSVSRQLMDILGGIAARFFFHYTILEYRQDTFLLTASFKEEAFSQNVIREFCQKFSVALKTYFELSAVYGVSRTKEKISELPQAFSEASTALEYYYFDSSSQVVFYDGQNSHFSQAKKFNINVFKKDLAAYISQNDSEKLASIFEEIITLFRENRPRKEQATSACINIYTYLYSFFETGDDSYQEIFPYTINIAEQLNHFNSLEDILEWLRSFCLKLCRLLEDRKSTRSDKLVDLARSYIKEHYMEKLTLADVAEALNISSGHLSNTFKKLTGTTLSDYIAQVKIQHAMELIDTHQYLMYEISDKLGFDNPYYFSKVFKKVTGISPREHENRVTYPFTDEGS, encoded by the coding sequence ATGTATCGAATTATTATTATAGACGATGAGCCACTCATCCTGGCTGGCATCGCTTCCCTGATCATATGGGAAAACTATGAGTGCACGATTATAGGAAAGGCAACCAACGGCCCTTCCGCCTATGAGATGATCATGGATCTTCATCCGGATATCGTTATAACAGATATCCGGATGCCCGTGTTAAGCGGGCTTGATCTGGTGGAAAAATGTAAAGAAAACGGCTGTGACTTTTCTTTTATTGTATTAACAAACTTAGAGGAATTCCATCTGGTGAAAAAGGCCCTTTCCCTGGGTGCCTCCGACTATCTGGTGAAAATTGATCTGAATGAAGAAGCTCTTGTGAACGCTTTGGAACGGGCCAAGGAGGCCTGCGACCTGCTGGTCAATAAGCAGAACCGCCTCCTTGACAGCCAGCTTAAGAATAACCAGGAGGATCTGGCAAAGACAGAGTTCCGCCGCCTTTTTCTTTCCCAGGAGGCATTATCTGATATTCCCGAAGAACTGGAGGAGCAGTATCCGGCTCCTTTTGTTATCCTGTTTTCCTTAAGCCCTATCCACATAGACTTTGAAGCAGGCGGGGGAAGCTATGATCTGCATTCCGTCAGCAGGCAGCTTATGGATATACTGGGCGGGATTGCAGCAAGGTTTTTCTTTCATTACACAATTCTCGAATACCGGCAGGATACGTTTCTCCTTACAGCCTCCTTTAAAGAAGAAGCCTTTTCCCAAAACGTTATAAGGGAATTCTGCCAGAAGTTCAGCGTTGCTTTAAAAACTTACTTTGAGCTTTCTGCCGTTTACGGCGTCAGCAGGACGAAAGAAAAGATCTCGGAGCTTCCCCAGGCATTCTCAGAAGCCTCGACAGCACTGGAGTATTACTACTTCGACTCTTCATCCCAAGTGGTTTTTTATGATGGACAGAACTCCCATTTCAGCCAGGCAAAAAAATTCAATATCAATGTATTTAAAAAAGATCTGGCCGCTTATATAAGCCAGAACGACAGTGAGAAGCTGGCTTCTATTTTTGAAGAAATCATTACCTTGTTCCGGGAGAACAGGCCCCGCAAGGAACAGGCCACCAGCGCCTGCATCAATATCTACACCTATCTCTATTCATTTTTCGAAACAGGGGATGACAGCTATCAGGAGATCTTTCCTTATACCATTAACATTGCCGAGCAGCTGAATCATTTTAACAGCCTGGAGGACATCCTGGAATGGCTGAGAAGTTTCTGTCTGAAGCTATGCCGCCTTTTGGAGGACCGGAAATCCACTCGTTCCGACAAGCTGGTGGATCTGGCCAGAAGCTACATCAAGGAACACTACATGGAAAAACTGACCCTGGCCGATGTTGCCGAAGCTTTAAACATTAGCTCCGGACATTTAAGCAATACTTTTAAAAAACTTACAGGAACTACCCTGTCAGATTATATTGCCCAGGTTAAGATTCAGCATGCCATGGAGCTTATAGATACCCACCAGTACCTGATGTATGAAATCTCAGATAAACTGGGCTTTGATAATCCCTATTATTTCAGTAAGGTATTTAAAAAGGTTACGGGTATATCGCCTAGAGAACACGAAAACCGGGTCACCTATCCATTTACAGACGAAGGGAGTTAA
- a CDS encoding sensor histidine kinase: protein MPRTFQYKLLLYNLLVVISIACAVSFYNYHSYYKDAIQNETENSVNRIQILSDRMEVAYEEMVNIIVTCSERKSLFYTPSLKQSEYGDAAYIKLYASNVLRDFCAISGYSKYIYKITLYSNGEILQAGSAYGSSFDFRDIQNAPWFHDMLSRENTQYLLSLEDNPFSPMNYTPKLLPLLRPLKYSSSSNPEDAWIFLAISPRLFSDTLESMGDGQIIFASTLDGSIISSVNGKDYDVSDLLVTLRNLKDPQGNFSTLLNGKDCIISYQRQLISGLIFFQILPISDLNLDHGMIGGTIALIFFFCCTIGLTLSWFISRQLSAPISRLKKRLEFISMGNFEPDRSIETDDEIGSIGKQINQMSDRISDLLETRVQSEKEKKDLEIKMLQAQINPHFLYNTLDSIKWIATMQKNSGIVQVVTALSSLLKNMAKGFNEKVTLRQELDFLQNYVIIEKIRYIELFDVTTEVDQEVLYDAKIVKLTLQPIVENAIFNGIEPSGRNGLIQIHVFAENSVLYITIRDNGIGISPEGIETLLTDTSRITRSNMSGIGLPNVDRRLKLVYGEEYGIKLESELDQYTLITIALPLEF from the coding sequence ATGCCCCGCACATTCCAGTATAAGCTTCTTCTATATAATCTTCTGGTAGTTATAAGTATCGCCTGTGCCGTAAGTTTTTATAACTATCATTCCTATTATAAGGATGCTATTCAAAATGAAACGGAAAATTCTGTTAACCGCATACAGATTCTGTCCGACCGGATGGAAGTTGCTTACGAGGAAATGGTCAACATCATTGTGACCTGTTCAGAAAGAAAGTCTTTATTTTACACACCTTCCCTAAAACAGTCAGAATACGGAGATGCTGCTTATATTAAGCTGTACGCTTCCAATGTACTGAGGGACTTCTGCGCAATTTCAGGTTACAGCAAATATATCTATAAGATCACTCTTTATAGCAACGGAGAAATCCTGCAAGCAGGGAGCGCCTACGGCTCCTCTTTCGATTTTAGAGACATCCAAAATGCGCCCTGGTTCCACGATATGCTTTCCAGAGAGAATACCCAGTATCTTCTCTCCCTGGAGGACAACCCTTTTTCTCCAATGAATTACACCCCTAAGCTGCTCCCTCTTCTTAGACCATTAAAATATTCCTCAAGCAGCAATCCGGAGGATGCCTGGATATTTCTGGCTATTTCTCCCCGCCTGTTTTCTGATACACTGGAAAGCATGGGAGATGGACAGATCATCTTTGCATCCACTTTAGATGGAAGTATCATTTCTTCTGTGAATGGAAAGGATTATGATGTCTCTGATCTGCTGGTCACTCTTAGAAACTTAAAAGATCCCCAGGGCAATTTCAGCACTTTGCTGAATGGAAAGGATTGTATCATCTCCTATCAGAGGCAATTAATCAGCGGTCTGATCTTCTTTCAGATCCTTCCAATTTCAGACCTTAACCTTGACCATGGCATGATTGGGGGTACCATTGCTCTCATATTCTTTTTCTGCTGTACCATCGGCTTAACCTTGTCCTGGTTTATATCCCGCCAGCTAAGCGCTCCCATCAGCCGTTTGAAAAAACGTCTGGAATTCATCTCCATGGGAAATTTCGAACCGGACCGCTCCATTGAAACAGATGACGAAATCGGAAGCATAGGAAAGCAAATCAACCAAATGTCTGACCGGATCTCCGATCTTTTGGAAACCAGAGTTCAAAGCGAAAAAGAAAAAAAGGATTTGGAAATTAAAATGCTTCAGGCCCAGATCAATCCTCATTTCCTCTACAATACACTGGATTCCATCAAATGGATCGCAACCATGCAGAAAAACAGCGGGATCGTTCAGGTGGTCACCGCCCTGTCCTCCCTGCTAAAGAACATGGCAAAGGGATTCAACGAAAAGGTAACCCTTCGTCAGGAATTGGATTTTTTGCAGAATTATGTTATTATAGAGAAAATCCGATATATTGAACTTTTTGATGTAACCACAGAGGTTGATCAGGAAGTTTTATACGATGCCAAAATCGTGAAGCTGACCCTTCAGCCCATTGTGGAGAACGCCATCTTTAACGGAATCGAGCCAAGCGGAAGAAACGGGCTGATACAAATACACGTTTTTGCTGAAAACAGTGTTCTTTATATTACGATAAGAGACAACGGCATCGGCATTTCTCCGGAAGGCATTGAAACGCTGTTAACAGATACTTCCCGCATCACGAGAAGTAATATGAGCGGAATCGGGCTTCCAAACGTAGACCGGAGATTAAAGCTGGTTTACGGAGAAGAATACGGAATAAAGCTGGAAAGCGAATTAGACCAATACACATTAATTACCATTGCCCTTCCTTTGGAATTTTAA
- a CDS encoding ABC transporter substrate-binding protein: MKLKRVLAMMLAAGMVCTSLTACGGSKTSESSAAGSTEKTETTKSDEKASTGEKKVLSVTTWDYDTSPTFQTVVDAYMAKHPDVEIKVIDTSADEYNNSLGISLSAAQPDPDVIWVKDMGSMLQMADKKQLLPLDDFMKKDNFDLSIYNGAAEQLQYNEATYGLPYRSDWYILYYNKDLFDAAGVPYPSNDMTWDEYYDLAAKMTSGEGSSKVYGGHNHTWQALVSNWAVQDGKHTVVEKDYSFLKPWYEQAVALQDNGYIQDFSTLKTANIHYSSVFKNQQCAMMPMGSWFIATMIQSQASDETSFNWGIARIPHPADTEAGYTVGALTPVGISAYTDEPDLSWDFVKFATSEEAANILAEQGVFTGIQTEQSLKTIASAQFFPEGESNVEALTYTHYIFDRPLDPKITEIKTVLEEVHEMIMIKQYTVDQGIEELNKRVAEIKGW; the protein is encoded by the coding sequence ATGAAATTAAAACGAGTTTTAGCTATGATGTTAGCAGCCGGAATGGTATGCACATCTTTAACTGCTTGTGGTGGCAGCAAAACATCCGAGAGCAGTGCTGCAGGTTCAACTGAAAAGACAGAAACAACAAAATCAGATGAAAAAGCAAGCACAGGAGAAAAGAAAGTACTTTCCGTTACAACATGGGACTATGATACATCACCGACATTTCAGACTGTAGTCGATGCCTACATGGCAAAACATCCAGATGTTGAAATTAAAGTTATTGATACATCAGCCGATGAATACAACAATTCCCTGGGAATCAGTTTATCTGCAGCTCAGCCGGATCCAGATGTAATCTGGGTAAAGGACATGGGTTCCATGCTCCAGATGGCTGATAAAAAACAGCTTCTTCCTTTGGATGATTTTATGAAGAAAGATAATTTTGATTTATCAATTTACAATGGTGCAGCAGAGCAGCTTCAGTATAACGAAGCTACCTATGGACTTCCATACCGTTCCGATTGGTATATCTTATACTACAACAAGGACCTTTTTGATGCGGCAGGCGTTCCTTATCCATCTAATGATATGACCTGGGATGAGTATTACGATCTTGCAGCTAAGATGACCTCTGGTGAAGGCAGCTCAAAGGTTTATGGCGGACATAACCACACCTGGCAGGCACTTGTATCAAACTGGGCTGTTCAGGATGGCAAACACACAGTTGTTGAAAAGGATTATTCCTTCTTAAAGCCATGGTATGAGCAAGCTGTTGCTTTACAGGATAATGGTTATATTCAGGATTTCTCTACTTTAAAGACAGCAAATATCCATTATTCATCTGTATTCAAAAATCAGCAGTGTGCTATGATGCCTATGGGTTCCTGGTTTATTGCAACTATGATCCAGTCTCAGGCATCAGATGAAACTTCCTTTAACTGGGGCATTGCAAGGATTCCTCATCCTGCTGATACAGAAGCCGGTTACACGGTAGGAGCTCTTACTCCTGTTGGAATCAGTGCTTATACCGATGAACCTGACTTATCCTGGGATTTTGTGAAGTTTGCAACCAGCGAAGAAGCAGCTAATATTTTAGCTGAACAGGGCGTATTTACCGGTATCCAAACAGAGCAGTCATTAAAGACCATTGCTTCTGCACAGTTCTTCCCAGAGGGAGAGTCAAATGTTGAAGCACTGACTTATACTCACTATATATTTGACCGTCCTTTAGATCCAAAGATTACTGAAATCAAAACTGTGCTCGAAGAAGTTCATGAAATGATCATGATTAAGCAATATACCGTTGATCAGGGAATCGAAGAGCTGAACAAGCGTGTTGCGGAGATCAAGGGCTGGTAA